One Leucobacter muris DNA segment encodes these proteins:
- a CDS encoding metal-sensitive transcriptional regulator, which yields MSEATGASCEHETHGYIDHKDDLLKRLRRAEGQVRGVHRMVENDEYCIDILTQVSAATKALERVALALLDDHLAHCVASAAAEGGEVAAEKLHEASAAIARLVR from the coding sequence ATGAGCGAAGCGACCGGCGCCTCCTGCGAGCACGAGACCCACGGCTACATCGACCACAAGGACGATCTGCTGAAGCGGCTGCGTCGCGCCGAGGGGCAGGTGCGCGGCGTGCACCGCATGGTCGAGAACGACGAGTACTGCATCGACATCCTCACGCAGGTGTCGGCGGCGACGAAGGCGCTCGAGCGGGTGGCCCTCGCGCTGCTCGACGACCACCTGGCGCACTGCGTCGCCTCGGCCGCCGCGGAGGGCGGCGAGGTGGCTGCCGAGAAGCTGCACGAGGCCTCGGCGGCGATCGCGCGCCTCGTGCGCTGA
- a CDS encoding ROK family protein produces MNGTLRIGMDIGGTKTEAVALDREGRVVAGARIPTEAGADGVVSTAERVIARLAEQTGRRTAEFASVGVGIPGRIDRERGEVHNAYNIGVERLPLARRLAEATGLPVALDNDVTAAAIGAAHLMGLDGVVAYLNLGTGLAAGLVIDGTPIRGAHGVTGEIGHLPVDPLERPCPCGQRGCLETVASGSALKRYWPAGGDHPGRLLLAAIDAGDAEAEHAFEQLVRGAASCVRLLALTLDPHTVIVGGGLRLLGPRLLDGIRTALDSWATQSPFIDMLELSGRVQLLAADSSAAAVGAALASEGRRR; encoded by the coding sequence ATGAACGGGACGCTGCGGATCGGCATGGACATCGGCGGCACGAAGACCGAGGCAGTGGCCCTCGACCGCGAGGGGCGGGTCGTCGCCGGAGCGCGGATCCCGACCGAGGCCGGGGCCGACGGCGTCGTGAGCACGGCCGAGCGCGTGATCGCCCGCCTCGCCGAGCAGACGGGCCGCCGCACCGCCGAGTTCGCCTCGGTGGGCGTCGGCATCCCGGGCCGCATCGACCGCGAGCGGGGCGAGGTGCACAACGCCTACAACATCGGCGTGGAGCGGCTGCCTCTGGCGCGGCGGCTCGCCGAGGCCACGGGGCTCCCCGTGGCCCTCGACAACGACGTGACGGCGGCCGCCATCGGCGCCGCGCACCTCATGGGCCTCGACGGTGTGGTGGCCTACCTGAACCTCGGCACCGGCCTCGCGGCGGGGCTCGTGATCGACGGCACTCCGATCCGCGGGGCGCACGGCGTCACGGGCGAGATCGGCCACCTGCCGGTCGACCCGCTCGAGCGCCCCTGCCCGTGCGGGCAGCGCGGCTGTCTCGAGACGGTGGCGAGCGGTTCGGCGCTGAAGCGGTACTGGCCGGCCGGCGGCGACCACCCCGGCCGCCTGCTGCTCGCCGCGATCGACGCCGGAGACGCCGAGGCCGAGCACGCGTTCGAACAGCTCGTGCGCGGGGCTGCGAGCTGCGTGCGCCTGCTCGCCCTGACGCTCGATCCGCACACCGTGATCGTGGGCGGCGGCCTGCGTCTGCTGGGCCCGCGCCTGCTCGACGGCATCCGCACCGCACTCGATTCGTGGGCCACCCAGTCCCCCTTCATCGACATGCTCGAGCTCTCCGGGCGGGTGCAGCTGCTCGCCGCCGACTCCTCGGCGGCCGCGGTCGGGGCAGCACTCGCCAGCGAAGGCCGGAGGCGCTAG
- a CDS encoding GNAT family N-acetyltransferase, translated as MSALRLEELSAATIVAVNTLGLKPGQEQFITPVSYAAAAAVTPAHTAWQRVVLDGDRVVGFIHGNFDPDAPQEEFRAALWRINVDAEAQGMGVGTFAVNALVEEARRRGVGRLTVLWEPGEDGPEGFFLHMGFSPIGETPYGEVIGAIDLAD; from the coding sequence ATGAGCGCTCTGAGACTCGAAGAACTTTCCGCTGCGACCATCGTGGCCGTGAACACGCTCGGCCTGAAGCCCGGCCAGGAGCAGTTCATCACTCCCGTCTCCTACGCTGCAGCCGCCGCCGTCACCCCGGCGCACACCGCGTGGCAGCGCGTCGTGCTCGACGGCGACCGCGTGGTCGGCTTCATCCACGGCAACTTCGATCCCGACGCCCCGCAGGAGGAGTTCCGGGCCGCGCTCTGGCGCATCAACGTCGACGCCGAGGCGCAGGGCATGGGCGTCGGCACCTTCGCGGTGAACGCGCTCGTCGAGGAGGCGCGACGCCGCGGCGTCGGTCGCCTCACCGTGCTGTGGGAGCCGGGCGAGGACGGCCCCGAGGGCTTCTTCCTGCACATGGGCTTCAGCCCGATCGGCGAGACGCCGTACGGCGAGGTCATCGGCGCAATCGACCTCGCAGATTGA
- a CDS encoding adenylyltransferase/cytidyltransferase family protein: MTRIGYAAGAFDLFHIGHLNLLRHAKQHCDYLVAGVVSDEMLREVKGSEPVIPTAEREEIVRHVDFVDEVYVERVPDKLEVWREVGFTHFFKGDDWRGTEQGLQLECRFARVGVEVVYFPYTAHTSSTALRRALELLETPAARLEPAPVAVLQG; the protein is encoded by the coding sequence ATGACGCGCATCGGTTATGCAGCGGGAGCATTCGACCTGTTCCACATCGGCCACCTGAACCTGCTGCGGCACGCGAAGCAGCACTGCGACTACCTCGTCGCGGGAGTGGTGAGCGACGAGATGCTGCGCGAGGTGAAGGGCAGCGAGCCCGTGATCCCCACGGCCGAGCGCGAGGAGATCGTGCGCCACGTCGACTTCGTCGACGAGGTCTACGTCGAGCGGGTGCCCGACAAGCTCGAGGTGTGGCGCGAGGTGGGATTCACCCACTTCTTCAAGGGCGACGACTGGCGCGGCACCGAGCAGGGGCTGCAGCTCGAGTGCCGCTTCGCCCGGGTGGGCGTCGAGGTCGTCTACTTCCCCTACACCGCGCACACCTCGAGCACCGCGCTGCGTCGCGCCCTCGAACTGCTCGAGACGCCGGCGGCGCGCCTCGAACCGGCCCCGGTCGCCGTGCTGCAGGGATAG
- a CDS encoding YveK family protein gives MGGSAAYEQTLGVSRYLSVLRRQRRVAVAGVVFGVLAACLYLLIAPHTVTATTAVNLNVITTEPFNQQRPASGLLDAPTEADIASSHAVAEGAAELLGGELTASQVRQSSQVSSSGGASVVRVAFTAPTEQEAVRGADAIAQAYLEFRSDQAEQRIDTMLTSMNTRIEKLNEALLQANRELVSAEPGTTDYAQAVSQQQQIQVELDSLLSQRNALTSVDTTGGIVLTSARDSQFERSPSSRMALATGLAGGLVLGIVAAFARNPFDRRLRSSTDVAEVLGAPLLADLEPRKGEVSDDDAHEQMRVIYERLRSLDSSGGPVMVFDARRSSDESRALRQLRQISDGAVEFERIDAGASRADGLAMLREAAAVLVLCSHRTALVEDLRWIAQEAQRAGAPVVGFVSEA, from the coding sequence ATGGGCGGCAGCGCAGCGTACGAGCAGACCCTCGGGGTCTCGCGGTATCTCTCGGTGCTGCGCCGGCAGCGCCGGGTGGCCGTCGCGGGCGTCGTCTTCGGGGTGCTCGCGGCCTGCCTCTACCTGCTGATCGCCCCGCACACGGTCACGGCGACCACGGCGGTGAACCTCAACGTGATCACCACCGAGCCCTTCAACCAGCAGCGGCCCGCCTCGGGGCTGCTCGACGCCCCGACCGAGGCCGACATCGCGAGCTCGCACGCGGTCGCCGAGGGGGCGGCCGAGCTGCTGGGCGGCGAGCTGACGGCCTCACAGGTGCGGCAGTCGTCGCAGGTCTCGTCCTCGGGCGGCGCGTCGGTGGTGCGCGTCGCGTTCACGGCGCCGACCGAGCAGGAGGCGGTGCGCGGCGCCGACGCGATCGCGCAGGCCTATCTCGAGTTCCGCAGCGATCAGGCCGAGCAGCGCATCGACACGATGCTGACCAGCATGAACACGCGCATCGAGAAGCTCAACGAGGCCCTGCTGCAGGCCAACCGCGAACTCGTGTCGGCCGAACCCGGCACGACCGACTACGCGCAGGCCGTCTCGCAGCAGCAGCAGATCCAGGTCGAGCTCGACAGCCTGCTCTCGCAGCGCAACGCCCTCACCAGTGTCGACACGACCGGGGGCATCGTGCTCACCTCCGCGCGCGACAGCCAGTTCGAGCGGAGCCCGTCGAGCAGGATGGCGCTCGCGACCGGGCTCGCGGGCGGGCTGGTGCTCGGGATCGTCGCGGCCTTCGCGCGCAACCCCTTCGATCGGCGGCTGCGTTCCTCGACCGACGTCGCGGAGGTGCTGGGGGCGCCCCTGCTCGCCGACCTCGAGCCGCGCAAGGGCGAGGTGTCCGACGACGACGCTCACGAGCAGATGCGCGTCATCTACGAGCGGCTGCGCAGCCTCGACTCGTCCGGCGGCCCGGTGATGGTGTTCGATGCGCGACGCTCCTCGGACGAGTCGCGCGCGCTGCGGCAGCTGCGGCAGATCTCGGACGGCGCGGTCGAGTTCGAGCGGATCGATGCGGGCGCGAGTCGCGCCGACGGCCTCGCGATGCTGCGGGAGGCGGCGGCCGTGCTGGTGCTCTGCTCGCATCGCACCGCGCTGGTCGAGGATCTGCGCTGGATCGCTCAGGAGGCGCAGCGCGCGGGCGCCCCGGTGGTCGGCTTCGTCTCAGAGGCGTGA
- the ppk2 gene encoding polyphosphate kinase 2: protein MVNGPEHAPADESFEMAAPGQVDVTPEIDEIAELRRTGRGARADDGPEAPWRQGYPYDTKISRRSYEREKRKLQIELLKLQAWVKETGQKIVILFEGRDAAGKGGAIKRFTEHMNPRGARVVALEIPTEREQTQWYFQRYVAHLPAAGEIVMFDRSWYNRAGVERVMGYCTPQQYLEFTRSAPEFERMLVNSGVHLIKFWFSVGKAEQHDRFVSRSSDEVKQWKLSPTDLASLDKWDAYTEAKEAMFFYTDTPHAPWTVVKSNDKKRARLEAMRWVLSRFDYPDKDFKLVGDPDSKIIGSPATVYDEGETPTGTFPVVGSPR, encoded by the coding sequence ATGGTCAACGGCCCCGAACACGCGCCCGCAGACGAGAGCTTCGAGATGGCCGCGCCCGGCCAGGTCGACGTCACGCCCGAGATCGACGAGATCGCGGAGCTCAGGCGCACGGGCCGCGGGGCGAGAGCCGACGACGGCCCCGAGGCGCCGTGGCGGCAGGGCTACCCGTACGACACGAAGATCTCCCGGCGCAGCTACGAGCGCGAGAAGCGCAAGCTGCAGATCGAGCTGCTCAAGCTGCAGGCCTGGGTGAAAGAGACGGGCCAGAAGATCGTGATCCTCTTCGAGGGCCGCGACGCCGCCGGCAAGGGCGGCGCGATCAAGCGCTTCACCGAGCACATGAACCCCCGCGGCGCCCGGGTCGTGGCGCTCGAGATCCCCACCGAGCGCGAGCAGACCCAGTGGTACTTCCAGCGCTACGTCGCGCACCTGCCCGCGGCCGGCGAGATCGTGATGTTCGACCGCTCCTGGTACAACCGGGCCGGCGTCGAGCGCGTCATGGGGTACTGCACGCCGCAGCAGTACCTCGAGTTCACCCGCTCGGCCCCCGAGTTCGAGCGCATGCTCGTGAACTCGGGCGTGCACCTCATCAAGTTCTGGTTCTCGGTCGGCAAGGCCGAGCAGCACGATCGCTTCGTCTCGCGCTCCTCCGACGAGGTGAAGCAGTGGAAGCTGTCGCCCACCGACCTCGCCTCGCTCGACAAGTGGGACGCGTACACCGAGGCGAAGGAGGCGATGTTCTTCTACACCGATACGCCGCACGCGCCCTGGACCGTCGTGAAGTCGAACGACAAGAAGCGGGCCCGTCTCGAGGCGATGCGCTGGGTGCTCTCGCGCTTCGACTACCCCGACAAGGATTTCAAGCTCGTCGGCGATCCCGATTCCAAGATCATCGGCTCGCCCGCCACGGTTTACGATGAGGGTGAGACTCCCACCGGCACCTTCCCGGTGGTGGGCTCGCCGAGGTAG
- a CDS encoding O-antigen ligase family protein, which translates to MSGGGASADRALLPRWPLTAMIVWFPLWWVLGIAEMAWIPLAACMLLLMIRRGGIRAPRGFGIWLLFLVLMLVSVIGIDTSGRLIGFVYRAMLYLVVTLVFVYVYNAREQLTRRYVLGVFTAFWIYTWLGGYAGVFFPEFSFKSPLAYVLPQSLLQNELIDEMAVRRTAQYNPDGWLELAPRPSAPFLYTNAWGNVYSITLPLAIAYLDEVRRGWRFWCVLIAVPVSLVPAILSLNRGMFIGLAVGGVYCFVRFVLAGRTREVLALGALGVLGIGLAVGLDLFSRLSDRVEVSASTTTRSMIYEETWVRTLDSPLFGYGAPRPSFTSPPSVGTQGHVWMVMFSHGLPALLCFMLALTWLVVATARWRGPVVLVLHTVQLVTLVESAYYGLLPNGLIVSFAVAALALRERDDEVDGGGDAAREEPSAVARLGGGAPSAAIEPSAAIEPSAAIEPRAAIESRAAIEPRAANEPRAAGGGYVVPADAERPSSNLR; encoded by the coding sequence GTGAGCGGGGGCGGGGCGAGCGCCGACCGCGCTCTGCTGCCGAGATGGCCCCTCACCGCGATGATCGTCTGGTTCCCCCTCTGGTGGGTGCTCGGCATCGCCGAGATGGCGTGGATCCCGCTCGCCGCCTGCATGCTGCTGCTCATGATCCGGCGGGGCGGCATCCGGGCGCCGCGCGGGTTCGGGATCTGGCTGCTCTTCCTCGTGCTCATGCTCGTGTCGGTGATCGGCATCGACACGAGCGGGCGTCTGATCGGCTTCGTCTACCGGGCGATGCTCTACCTCGTGGTGACGCTGGTGTTCGTGTACGTCTACAACGCGCGCGAGCAGCTCACGAGGCGCTACGTGCTCGGCGTCTTCACCGCGTTCTGGATCTACACGTGGCTCGGCGGCTACGCCGGGGTGTTCTTCCCCGAGTTCTCCTTCAAGTCGCCGCTCGCCTACGTGCTGCCGCAGTCGCTGCTGCAGAACGAGCTGATCGACGAGATGGCCGTGCGGCGCACCGCCCAGTACAACCCCGACGGCTGGCTGGAGCTCGCGCCCCGACCCTCCGCCCCCTTCCTCTACACGAACGCGTGGGGCAACGTGTACTCCATCACGCTGCCGCTCGCGATCGCCTACCTCGACGAGGTGCGGCGCGGCTGGCGGTTCTGGTGCGTGCTCATCGCCGTGCCGGTGTCGCTCGTGCCCGCGATCCTCTCGCTCAACCGGGGCATGTTCATCGGCCTCGCCGTCGGGGGCGTCTACTGCTTCGTGCGCTTCGTGCTGGCCGGCCGCACGCGCGAGGTGCTGGCGCTCGGTGCGCTCGGCGTGCTCGGCATCGGCCTCGCGGTGGGCCTCGACCTGTTCTCCCGCCTCTCCGACAGGGTCGAGGTGAGCGCATCGACCACGACGCGCTCGATGATCTACGAGGAGACGTGGGTGCGCACGCTCGACTCGCCCCTCTTCGGCTACGGCGCCCCGCGCCCCTCCTTCACCTCGCCGCCGTCGGTGGGCACCCAGGGGCACGTGTGGATGGTGATGTTCTCGCACGGCCTCCCCGCGCTGCTCTGCTTCATGCTCGCGCTCACCTGGCTGGTCGTGGCGACCGCTCGATGGCGCGGCCCCGTGGTGCTCGTGCTGCACACCGTGCAGCTCGTGACCCTGGTCGAGAGCGCCTATTACGGTCTGCTGCCGAACGGGCTCATCGTCTCGTTCGCGGTGGCGGCGCTCGCGCTGCGGGAGCGGGACGACGAGGTCGACGGCGGAGGCGACGCCGCGAGGGAGGAGCCGTCGGCGGTGGCGCGCCTCGGCGGAGGCGCGCCCAGCGCCGCGATCGAGCCCAGCGCCGCGATCGAGCCCAGCGCCGCGATCGAGCCCCGCGCCGCGATCGAGTCCCGCGCCGCGATCGAGCCCCGCGCCGCGAACGAGCCCCGCGCCGCGGGCGGAGGTTACGTAGTTCCCGCCGATGCGGAACGGCCGTCGTCGAACCTACGCTGA
- a CDS encoding glycoside hydrolase family 3 N-terminal domain-containing protein, producing MSGLAGLAREVRATLMPGFSGYSAPEWVLRALRDGLLSVCVYGGNVRDRAQLSALGGELRAAAPGALVAIDEEGGEVTRLHYLEGAPYPGAAILGRIGDLSYTEEIGRRVGGDILASGFNLTLAPDADVNSNPSNPVIGTRSFGEDPATVAQHVAAWVRGLRGTGARACPKHFPGHGDTAQDSHLALPVVDAEPAVVEARDLPPFAAAVAAGAEAIMTSHILLPRLDPEAPATFSRPILQGLLRERLGFEGAIVSDALDMRGASGGIGMPESAVRALVAGCDLLCLGTDTTFEQLREIEEHVLAAVREGRLAEARVLEAAERVRSLAGSGSWETSAEQSPVEPSAEEVARIVASFDGVAAARDWLRAHPASTVLRVDAEANMAVGFAPWGPFAAAAHPLPHQRAAARAFSERVSARVDASSPMPWPLRSDAWNGLIVIGRELHRHEFARDGVDALREAGIPVLLVETGWPEAPEADRRRYADVACYGSSALAGAALLELLRQSEPGEAGDAREPGDTPDGGAA from the coding sequence ATGAGCGGGCTTGCCGGGCTCGCGCGCGAGGTGCGCGCGACGCTCATGCCGGGCTTCTCGGGCTACTCGGCGCCCGAGTGGGTGCTGCGGGCTCTGCGCGACGGCCTGCTCTCGGTCTGCGTGTACGGCGGCAACGTGCGGGATCGCGCGCAGCTGTCGGCGCTCGGCGGCGAGCTGCGCGCTGCGGCGCCGGGGGCGCTGGTCGCGATCGACGAGGAGGGCGGCGAGGTCACCCGCCTGCACTACCTGGAGGGCGCGCCGTATCCGGGCGCCGCGATCCTCGGCAGGATCGGGGATCTCTCGTACACCGAGGAGATCGGGCGCCGCGTGGGCGGCGACATCCTCGCCTCGGGGTTCAATCTGACGCTCGCCCCCGACGCCGATGTGAACAGCAATCCCAGCAACCCCGTGATCGGCACGCGCAGCTTCGGCGAGGATCCGGCGACCGTCGCGCAGCACGTCGCGGCGTGGGTGCGCGGGCTGCGGGGCACGGGCGCCCGCGCCTGCCCGAAGCACTTCCCGGGCCACGGCGACACGGCGCAGGACTCGCACCTGGCGCTGCCCGTGGTCGACGCCGAGCCCGCAGTCGTCGAGGCGCGGGATCTGCCGCCGTTCGCGGCGGCCGTCGCCGCGGGCGCGGAGGCGATCATGACCTCCCACATCCTGCTGCCGCGGCTCGACCCCGAGGCTCCGGCGACGTTCAGCCGCCCCATCCTGCAGGGGCTGCTGCGCGAGCGGCTCGGCTTCGAGGGCGCGATCGTCTCCGATGCGCTCGACATGCGCGGCGCGAGCGGCGGGATCGGCATGCCGGAATCGGCGGTGCGGGCGCTCGTCGCGGGCTGCGACCTGCTCTGCCTCGGCACTGACACCACGTTCGAGCAGCTGCGGGAGATCGAGGAGCACGTGCTCGCCGCGGTTCGGGAGGGCCGGCTCGCGGAGGCGCGGGTGCTCGAGGCCGCCGAGCGCGTGCGGAGCCTCGCGGGCTCCGGATCCTGGGAGACCTCGGCGGAGCAGTCGCCCGTCGAGCCGTCCGCCGAGGAGGTCGCCCGGATCGTCGCCTCCTTCGACGGCGTCGCCGCGGCGCGCGACTGGCTGCGCGCCCACCCGGCGTCGACGGTGCTGCGCGTCGACGCCGAGGCGAACATGGCGGTCGGCTTTGCGCCCTGGGGGCCGTTCGCGGCCGCCGCGCACCCGCTCCCCCATCAGCGGGCGGCTGCGCGCGCCTTCTCGGAGCGCGTGAGCGCCCGGGTCGACGCGTCGTCGCCGATGCCGTGGCCGCTGCGCTCCGACGCGTGGAACGGCCTGATCGTGATCGGGCGCGAGCTGCACCGGCACGAGTTCGCGCGCGACGGCGTCGACGCCCTGCGCGAGGCGGGGATCCCCGTGCTGCTGGTCGAGACGGGTTGGCCGGAGGCTCCCGAGGCCGACCGCCGCCGCTACGCCGACGTCGCCTGCTACGGCTCGTCGGCGCTCGCCGGCGCGGCGCTGCTCGAGCTGCTCCGGCAGAGCGAGCCCGGCGAAGCGGGCGACGCCCGCGAACCGGGCGACACCCCCGACGGGGGTGCCGCATGA
- a CDS encoding carbohydrate ABC transporter permease has protein sequence MTRTETASMTAPVEVVRRRGRGRPGGRAARALFGALALILAAVWAFPVYWMLNSSLLPNAVLEKTTPTLLPFGGSLKNFQSVLADGSFFSALGISLAVAGIAVSCCLVFAFLAALSISRFRFKGRRSFVLAVLFIQMLPAEGMFIAQYKLMGSLNLLNSVIGVSIIYIAAVVPFTIWMLRGFVAGVPADLEEAAMVDGLSRTQAFLRITFPLLAPGLVASGVYAFLQAWNEFTVALVILQDSGSQTLPLWLRGFIQQSASRAIDWGDVMAASTLVAVPVIIFFLFVQGRMTSGLVSGAVKG, from the coding sequence ATGACTCGTACGGAAACCGCGTCGATGACCGCTCCCGTCGAGGTCGTGCGCCGGCGCGGCCGGGGCCGCCCGGGAGGGCGCGCCGCGAGGGCGCTGTTCGGGGCGCTCGCCCTGATCCTGGCGGCCGTCTGGGCGTTCCCCGTCTACTGGATGCTCAACTCGTCGCTGCTGCCGAACGCGGTGCTCGAGAAGACGACGCCGACGCTGCTGCCGTTCGGGGGCTCCCTCAAGAACTTCCAGTCGGTGCTCGCCGACGGGTCGTTCTTCAGTGCGCTCGGGATCAGCCTCGCGGTGGCGGGGATCGCGGTCTCGTGCTGCCTCGTCTTCGCGTTCCTCGCGGCGCTGTCGATCAGCCGCTTCCGGTTCAAGGGGCGCCGCAGCTTCGTGCTGGCGGTGCTGTTCATCCAGATGCTGCCAGCCGAGGGCATGTTCATCGCGCAGTACAAGCTGATGGGCTCGCTCAACCTGCTCAACTCGGTGATCGGCGTGAGCATCATCTACATCGCGGCGGTCGTGCCGTTCACGATCTGGATGCTGCGCGGCTTCGTCGCGGGCGTGCCGGCCGACCTCGAGGAGGCGGCCATGGTCGACGGCCTCAGCCGCACCCAGGCGTTCCTGCGCATCACGTTCCCGCTGCTCGCCCCGGGGCTCGTGGCGAGCGGCGTGTACGCCTTCCTGCAGGCCTGGAACGAGTTCACCGTCGCGCTCGTGATCCTGCAGGACTCGGGGTCGCAGACGCTGCCGCTCTGGCTGCGGGGCTTCATCCAGCAGTCGGCGTCGCGCGCCATCGACTGGGGCGACGTGATGGCGGCTTCGACGCTCGTCGCGGTGCCGGTGATCATCTTCTTCCTCTTCGTGCAGGGCCGCATGACGAGCGGTCTCGTGAGCGGGGCGGTGAAGGGATGA
- a CDS encoding LCP family protein: MTDDRTPASSTQSGRRTAAPRRRRRGLRNTLIALGTLVVLLGIAAGVAYALLASTFNEVQRVSIEQDPSLERPAAVQLAAGEQAPINILLLGSDSRETTDRNAVAEDLQGFRSDAIMVAQISPDRRHLTVMSIMRDNWVEIQGHGEAKINAAVAYGGLPLAVNTVENFIGARIDHVALIDFESFKGLTDAVGGVTVRNDVAFTSRHGGFAFEQGDVELNGEQALGFVRERYAFADGDYQRARNQQAYLKGLTQKVMSSETLRNPGRLVDTFQALKPHLILDQGLDLGAAVALGYDMRDLRSDDIEFFTSPTLGTGTSADGQSIVLPDWAEMANVRAAFQSGTLDEYAATRAAGSELPQS, from the coding sequence ATGACCGATGATCGAACCCCCGCATCGTCAACGCAATCCGGCCGGCGCACAGCCGCTCCCCGGCGGAGGCGCCGCGGCCTGCGCAACACGCTCATCGCGCTCGGCACGCTCGTCGTGCTGCTCGGCATCGCCGCGGGCGTCGCCTACGCCCTGCTCGCGAGCACCTTCAACGAGGTGCAGCGCGTCAGCATCGAGCAGGATCCGTCGCTCGAACGGCCGGCCGCGGTGCAGCTCGCGGCCGGGGAGCAGGCGCCGATCAACATCCTGCTGCTCGGCTCCGACTCGCGCGAGACCACGGATCGGAACGCGGTGGCCGAGGATCTCCAGGGCTTCCGCAGCGACGCCATCATGGTCGCGCAGATCTCGCCCGATCGGCGGCACCTCACCGTGATGTCGATCATGCGCGACAACTGGGTCGAGATCCAGGGCCACGGCGAGGCGAAGATCAACGCCGCGGTCGCGTACGGCGGACTGCCGCTCGCGGTCAACACCGTCGAGAACTTCATCGGGGCGCGCATCGACCACGTCGCGCTCATCGACTTCGAGTCGTTCAAGGGTCTCACCGACGCGGTCGGCGGCGTCACCGTGCGCAACGACGTCGCGTTCACCTCGCGGCACGGCGGCTTCGCGTTCGAGCAGGGCGACGTCGAGCTGAACGGCGAGCAGGCCCTCGGATTCGTGCGGGAGCGCTACGCGTTCGCCGACGGGGACTACCAGCGGGCCCGCAATCAGCAGGCCTACCTCAAGGGGCTCACGCAGAAGGTGATGAGTTCGGAGACGCTGCGCAATCCCGGGCGGCTCGTCGACACCTTCCAGGCGCTGAAGCCCCACCTCATCCTCGATCAGGGCCTCGACCTCGGCGCCGCCGTCGCCCTCGGCTACGACATGCGCGATCTGCGCAGCGACGACATCGAGTTCTTCACGAGTCCCACACTCGGCACCGGCACCTCGGCCGACGGGCAGTCGATCGTGCTGCCCGATTGGGCCGAGATGGCGAACGTGCGGGCCGCGTTCCAGAGCGGCACCCTCGACGAGTACGCGGCGACGCGCGCGGCGGGGTCCGAGCTGCCGCAGAGCTGA
- the rarD gene encoding EamA family transporter RarD, with translation MTRPLRSGPLGSGGRGILTSVASSVLFGGIYFVTPMLAPASAESIWGIRNLITIPVIALALLAIRQWHLITEVGRRIRRKPVLLLGILVCGVLVAAQLWVFSWAPLHGRGMQVALGYFLLPLVLVVVGRLLYKDRLAWWQWLAAGCAAVGVGFELIRVGGVSWETLLVALGYPLYFVLRRALGIGHLGGMFWEFLALAPVAVVLLGLEIADGSATAANPALWWAAPLFAVASGVALMFYLAASRLLTMSLFGLLSYLEPALLMVASMLNGERIAAGELVIYGAIWVAVLVLVTGGIAQLRANRGSGSSEPPRDRV, from the coding sequence TTGACCCGCCCGCTCCGCTCGGGCCCGCTCGGCTCGGGCGGGCGCGGCATTCTGACGTCGGTCGCGTCGTCGGTGCTCTTCGGCGGCATCTACTTCGTCACGCCGATGCTCGCACCGGCGTCGGCCGAGTCGATCTGGGGCATCCGCAACCTCATCACGATCCCGGTGATCGCCCTCGCGCTGCTGGCGATCCGGCAATGGCACCTCATCACCGAGGTGGGTCGCCGCATCCGGCGCAAGCCGGTGCTGCTGCTCGGGATCCTCGTCTGCGGGGTGCTCGTCGCGGCGCAGCTGTGGGTGTTCAGCTGGGCGCCGCTGCACGGCCGCGGCATGCAGGTCGCGCTCGGTTACTTCCTGCTGCCGCTCGTGCTCGTGGTGGTGGGCCGTCTCCTCTACAAGGATCGCCTGGCGTGGTGGCAGTGGCTCGCCGCGGGCTGCGCGGCCGTGGGCGTCGGCTTCGAGCTGATCCGCGTGGGCGGCGTCTCGTGGGAGACGCTGCTCGTGGCGCTCGGCTATCCTCTCTACTTCGTGCTGCGGCGCGCGCTCGGGATCGGCCACCTGGGCGGCATGTTCTGGGAGTTCCTGGCCCTCGCGCCCGTGGCGGTCGTGCTGCTGGGGCTCGAGATCGCCGACGGTTCCGCGACGGCCGCGAACCCCGCCCTGTGGTGGGCCGCCCCGCTGTTCGCCGTCGCCTCGGGGGTGGCGCTCATGTTCTACCTCGCCGCGTCGCGGCTGCTCACGATGAGCCTGTTCGGCCTGCTGAGCTACCTCGAACCGGCACTGCTGATGGTGGCGTCGATGCTGAACGGCGAGCGGATCGCGGCCGGGGAGCTCGTCATCTACGGCGCCATCTGGGTGGCGGTGCTCGTGCTCGTGACGGGCGGGATCGCGCAGCTGAGAGCGAACCGGGGATCGGGGTCCTCGGAGCCCCCGCGAGATCGCGTGTAA